From the Burkholderia cenocepacia genome, the window GCGCTACGTGCCGCGCTGTCGTTCTGATGTTCCGATTCGGGAGCTGTCGATGAATCCGCTTGCTTCAACGCAAACCGCGCCCTGCATGCGTGCCGCCCGACAGGCCGGCGCGAGCCAGGGCACCGTGCTGCTGCTCGGCAGTAGTCTCACCGTGATGGGCGCGGTGATGATCGCGCCAGTCCTGCCGAAACTCGCGGCCGAATTCGTGCCGGCCGACCCGCGGCTGGCCGCGCTCGTCCCGCTCGTCGCGACGGGCCCCGCCCTCGCAATCGCGCTGTGTGCGCCGCTCGCCGGCTGGCTGGCCGATCGCGTCGGACGCAAGATGCTGCTGTTGCTCGCGACGCTCGTGTACGGGCTCGTCGGCGCGGCGCCGGCGTGGCTCGACAGCCTCACCGCGATCCTCGTCTGCCGGTTCGCGCTCGGCGCAGCGGAAGCCTGCGTGATGACCTGCTGCACGACGTTGATCGGCGACTATTGGCGCGGCGAACAACGGGTGCGCTACGTGAACCGGCAGGTCGTCACGATCGGTATCGTCGGCACGGCTTTTTTCGTGCTCGGCGGTGCGGCCGGCGAGCACGCGTGGCGCTATCCGTTCTATCTGTACCTGTTGCCGATCCTGCTCGTGCCGGCAATTGCGACCGTACTGTGGGAGCCGCTGCGCGACGATCAGCCAGCCGAGCCAGGCGACGGCGGCGCGCCGTCGGCCGGACACCGGCTCGCGCCGACGCTCGCGGTCGGCTACGGGCTGATCTGCATCGGCATGATCAGTTCGTTCGTGGTGCCCGTGCAGATGCCGCAGCTGATGATCGACATCGGTCAGCGATCGTCGACGATGATCGGCGCGGTCGCGGGCACCGGCCTGCTGTCGACGCTCGCCGGCTCGATCGCGTGGCCATGGTTGCGCGACGCGATCGGCCGCCGCTTCGTCAACGTCGTGCTACTTGCGCTGCTCGCGGTGGGGCTGACGCTGCTGGCCCGCGCGCATACGGTGCCGGCCATCGTCGTGGCGGTCGTGATTCACGGCTTCGGCGGCGGCATGCTGGTGCCCAATGCCATCCTGCCGCTGATGCGCAGGCTGTCGCTCGCGATGCGTGGCCGCGGCCTGGGCGGTTTCACGGCCGCGCTCTATCTGGGCCAGTTCGTCAGCCCGCTCGTCGTGCTGGGCTGTGCTCAGGCCTTCGGCGGGCTGCGCGCGGCGGTGTTCGCGATTGCGTCGGGCACGGCCGTCACCGCGTTGTCGTGGTTGTTGCCGGCGCTTCGCCGCCGCGACGACGAATGACTCCTTCACGTTTTCCTGTTCCTGAACGATAGACCCATGAACGATTTTCAGACGCTCATCGCCACGCACGACGGCATCGCGCTCGCCGCGCTCGTCCGTGCGAAAGAAGTGAAGCCCGCCGAATTGCTGGACGCCGTGCTAGCCAGTCTCGATACGCTGAATCCCGCGCTGAATGCGGTGGCGGAACGACTCGACGACTCGGCAAGACAGGCCGCGTCGTCCGTCACCGGGCACGAAAGCGTGCTCGCCGGCGTCCCCACGCTGATCAAGGACCTGTTCATGCCGGTGCGCGGCGCACGCATGGCGAACGGATCGCTTGTGTTCGGCGATCATCGGCCGGACTTCGACGGCGAACTGGTGACGCGCCTGCGGCGCGCGGGCATACCGATCGCGGGAACGTCGTTGTCGCCGGAGCTGGGCACGTCGTATTGCACGTCGTCGGCGCGCTTCGGCACGACGCGCAACCCGTGGAATCCGCACGTCAGCGCAGGCGGTTCGAGCGGTGCGGCAGCCGCGCTCGTTGCCGCGCGCGTGCTGCCGTTCGCGCACGGCAACGACGGCGGCGGCTCGCTGCGGGTGCCCGCGTCCTGCTGCGGCGTGTTCGGCTTGAAGCCGACGCGCGGCCGAACGCCGAATGGCCCGATGATCGGCGAGGGATGGGCCGGCATGGGCATCAACCATGCGATCACGCGTTCGGTTCGCGACAGCGCCGCGCTGCTCGACCTGACCGCGGGCGCGGATACCGGTGCGCCGTATGCGGCGCCGTGCCAGCCGGACAGTTTTCTCGTGGCCACGCAGCGCGATCCCCGGCCGCTGAAAATCGCCGTGATCGAGCAGGCGCCGCCATGGCCGCTGCATCCGGCGTGCCGGGCCGCGCTGGACTATACCGTCGCGTTGCTGCGCTCGCTCGGACATGACGTCGAGCCGCTCGCCAGTCCCGTCGATTCGGCGGCGTTCTACGACCGCGTGTTTACGATCATCGGCGCACAAACGCGCGCGCTGCTCGACATGATCGGCGATCAGCGCGGCGCGCCGGTGCGCGACGACGAAATCGAGGCCCGCACCCGCATCATCGTGCGCGAAAAGGGCGGCGTGAGCGGCGCGCGATATGCGGGTGCGGTCGACTGGATCCACGCATTGGGCAGGACGTTCGGCCAGTTGATGGAGCGCTACGACGTGTTGCTGACGCCGACGCTCGCGATGCCGCCGCTGCCGCCGGCGTCGCTCGCGACGGTGGACGACGCGCAATCGTTGAGCGAAGTCATCGATCGATCGCACCGGTTTTCGCCCTTCACCGCGTGGTTCAACGCGACCGGCCAACCCGCGATGTCGGTGCCGCTTTACTGGGACGAGCAAGGTCTGCCGATCGGTAGCCATTTCGCGGCGGCATTCGGCGCGGAATCGCTGCTGTTCTCGCTCGCCGCCCAGCTCGAACGCGCCGCGCCGTGGGCCGATCGAACCCCGCCGGTGTGCGTCGGGCTGTCGGGTGCGTGACCGGTCCGGTGGCGGGCGACGGGATGCGCGGCACCGCGTTGATCGTCGCGGGCCGCGCGTGCCACGAGCATCGGCGTGCGGCGCAGCCGGTGCGCCAGCCGTGCGACGCGACGAACGGCGAACACGCTACCGCCCCACTGCGGCTGCGGCCATACCGGAATCCGTGCCAGGGCGGGCTCGACTGAACGGATGAATCCGGGCCGTCCGCGAGGACGGCCGTCGCCGTGCCCGGTCAAGCCATGCACGTTGACATCGGAACCGATCGGTCCATATAATGAATCCCACTTCAGGCACCGCATCGTTTGCGAAACCGATCAATGGCAAATCCGGCTGGCGTGGGCCGTCCGCGCGAATTCGAACTGGGCGATGCCGCGCGCGACGCGATGGAGGTTTTCTGGGATCGCGGCTATGAAGGCGCGTCCCTGCCCGACCTGATCGCCGGCACCGGCCTGTCGCGCGGCAGTCTCTACAAGGCATTCGGCGACAAGAAGGCGCTGCTGCTGGCGGCGCTCGACCTGTACATGGCCGACGGGCTCAAGGCGACCGCCGACATCCTGTCGCAACCCGGCCCCGTGAAGGACGCGATTCGCGACTCGCTGCTGCGCTACGCCCGGCTGTCCGTTGGCGAGGCCGGCCGGCGCGGCTGTCTCGCGGTCGCGATGACCACCGAGCTGGCCGCGCGCGACGCCGATGTCGCGGAACGCACCGGGCGCATGTTCCGGCGCCTGCAGCAGCTCTATGCGGGCGCGATCGTCCGCGGCCAGGCGAGCGGCGAGATCGCCGAGCAGGACGAACAGGTGCTGGCGCGTTTGCTCGTCTGCCAGGTCGAGGGCATGCGCGTGCTGGGGAAAACCGGCGTCCCCGAGCACGACATGCTCGCGCTGGTCGACCGCACGATGCGCATCCTCGACTGATATTTTTTACCCAATTTGGAACCGAATGGTTCCGTATGGAGAACCGTCCATGTCACGGAATGACCCCGTATCACCCGACCCGCGTCGCTGGGCCATGTTTTCGGTCCTGCTCGTCGGCGCGTTCCTGCCGCCGCTGGATTTCTTCATCGTCAATGTCGCGCTGCCGTCGATTCGCGCGGAACTGGGCGCCTCGTCGTCGGCCGAGCAACTCGTCATTTCGTCGTATGCGGGCCTGTACGCGGTGACGCTGATCACCGGCGGACGATTGGGCGACCTGTTCGGCCGCGGGCGCGTATTTTTCCTCGGCTTGATCGGCTTTGCGATCGCCTCGACGCTGTGCGGCCTCGCGAGTTCGCCGTGGACGCTCATCGTCGGCCGCGCGTTGCAGGGCGTGACGGCCGCGATCATGGCGCCGCAGGCGCTCGCGTCGATCCAGGCGATCTTCCCCGAATCGGAAAAGCCGCTCGCGCTCAGCCTGTACGGCGCGGTGTTCGGCCTCGCCGCCGTGGTCGGGCAGGCGCTGGGCGGGATCCTGATCTCGCTGAATCTGTTGAACCTGGGCTGGCGCACGATCTTTCTCGTCAACCTGCCGCTGGCGATTCTGGTCGTCCTGTTCGGGATTCCGCTGCTGAAGGAAACGCGTGCACAGCATGCGCGCAAGCTCGACCTCGGCGGCACCGCGCTGTCGATGCTGACGCTGGGCGCGCTGATCGTGCCGCTGATCGAAGGGCGCGAAGCGGGCTGGCCGGCATGGGCATGGGCGTCGCTGCTCGCGGTGCCGGCCCTCGCGTGGTGCTTCTGGCGCTACGAGCGCCGGCTGGGCGGCCGCGGCGGCGCACCGCTGCTCGACCCGACCGCGCTCCGAGCCCCGGGGCTGGGCCGAGCGTTGCTGATCGCGCTGCTGCTGTACTCGATCGGCACGTTTTTCCTGCTGTTCTCGGTGTATCTGCAGAATGCATTGCACGTCGACGCGCTGAGCGCGGGCCTCGTGTTCCTGCCGTTCGGCGTGGGGTTCCTGCTCGGGCCGCTGTCGACGCCTGTCTGCTCGCGTGTCATCGGCGCTTACGTCAATCCGTTCGGCATGAGCCTGGAGATCGTCGGGCTCGTCGGCCTCGCATGGTTGATCGACGTCACGCCGGTCGGGATGCCGCTCGCTGCCGTGCCGCTCGCCGCCGTTCTCTTCGTCATCGGTTTCGGACAAGGCCTCGCGCTGCCAACCCTGATGCGCATGGTGACGGGACGCGTCGCACCGGCGCTGTCCGGCATGATCGCCGGCATCGTCAGCTCGACGCTGCAGGTGAGCACGTCGCTCAGCGTGGCGATCATCGGCGGTATTTTCTATACGGTGCTCGGCACGCGCCAGGACCCGGCGGCCATCGCGCATGCGTTCATCGTCGCACTCCTGTCGATCTCGTCGTTCCTCGCCATCGGCGCCGCGCTGGGCCTCTCGCTCGCTCGTGCACCCGCCGCGCCCACCTCGCTGCCGGCCGCTGCCCGGCCGACCTTCGGCCCGGCGCGCAAACGGCCGTGATCGCCCGTCATCGCCAGTCGTCTCCCGTATCGACATTGGCCGCCGTAGCAGTCCGACCTGGAGGTCCTTCATGTTTTTCGTCGTTTCCTATCGCCGAGCCGCGGGTACGCGGTTCGATTCCCGTTACTACGTCGAGCAACACATTCCGCTGGTGGAAAAATCCTGGAAACCGTACGGACTCGAATACGTCGACGCTTTCTTCCCGGCACGTGAGGATAGCGAACTGATCGTCGTGGCGATGTGCCGCTTCAAGGACAGCTCGGCATTGGACGCCGCGTTCGCGTCCGCGGAGACGGCTCACGTCATGGCCGATATCGATGCGTTCACCGATATCGAACCCGATCGGCATATCGCGGACGTCTTCTCGCGCGTCCGCGCGCACACGCAAGCGGATCCGCGTCGTGGATAGCGTCACAGCAACCCCAGCGCCGACGCCTTGAGGGTCGCCGCGGCACGCGTCGAACATTCGAGCTTGCGGAACGCCTTCTCGACATGGGTTCGTACCGTGCTCGGACTCATCGCGAGCGCCTGCGCGACCTGCTTGTTGCTCGCGCCGCGGGAAATCGCCCGCAGGACGTCGATTTCCCGTGCGGACAGGCGCGGGCCAGCGGGCGACGGACGCGTGGCGGCGCGCCGGAGCACGGGCGCGCCACCCGTTACGAGCGCGGCGACCACTTCGCCGCACAACCGGCCGCACGCCGCTTCTTCCTGCAACTGGGCGGCGGCCGCCGCATCGCTCAGCGCCGCGCGCCACGGACGCGCCGAGCGCAACGCGACCCACGCCAGCGACGCCGCCAGCACACGCGCCTCCAGCGTCAGCGCCGCCTCGCGCGCGCCGCGAAAATAGCCCGAGCCGTCCAACCGTTCATAGGCATACGACGCAAGCACCGCGGCTTCGCCGAGCGCGCCGGTCTGCCTGCCGGCGCGCTCGGTCCAGTACGGCACGAGCCGCACCTTTTCCCACGCGCTCGCGGACAGCCGCGTCGCCAGATTCCACACGTCGTTCGGCACCGCGGCCCTGCCGATGCCATGAATCAGTCCGGCGCGGTACACGCGTTCGCGCGCCGCCGCGTCCGGCGAGAGACGGCCGTAACACGCGGCCGCCGTCACGGCGACCGAACGCGAAAAACCCGTCATCCACGGCAGTTTCAGATCGATGACGTCCGCAATCAATTCCGCGGACGTCGCGCCCTGCATGTCCGGTGTGGCCAATGCAGCGTCCAGGTCGGCAGGCGCCATGTGCTCGAGCGCCGCCAGCCAGCGCGGCGCCTCACGCGCAGCCGTCTCGACGAGCATGGCCGGGTAGCGTGACCCCGCGCGTTGCCCGATCAGTTCGACGGCCCGCTCGATGCCGTACGTGCGGCTGAACACGTCGAGGTCGCCCGCGAGCGCGACGATCGACACGGCGGGCGGCACCTGTTCGTGTGCGAGCCGGGCGGGCAGCCCGTTGCCGTCCCAGGTTTCGAAGATATGCCGCAGCGCGGTTTCCGTCGCGCTGGACAGACCGAGGATTCGCGCCACCTCGCCCGAGACTTCGCAATGGATTTGTGCAAGCGGGATCATTGCGGCGCCCGCGCCGCCGATCGCTTCGGCCATGCCGGGCCGGCTCTCGAGCATCGCGGCGCGGCTCGCGACGTCGTCGCCGAATACCTGCGCGAAACCCGCCGCGTTCGCTGTGCAGCCCGACCAGCGCAACAGCGCCACTTCGCACGCCGTGTCGCACACCGATCCGTCGAATCGTGCCGCGTGCGCGAGCCGTGACGCCAGCCAGCCGGTGCGCGGCGAATGGTCGGTCGGCTGGCCCATGCTGAGATCGCCGATGAAGGCCAGCGCGCGTACGGCGTCGACTATGCGCAGCGGGGCGTGAGGGGCTTGGGCGTCGGACATCGGGCGGGGCCGGGACGTTTGCAAGGATGGGAAAACGATCATACGCGACGGCGTCGCGGCGTGCACGAGCATGCGCGTCGGGGCTCGGGGTTCGCCGCGGCCGGCCCGGCGCGAAGTCCGCCGGCCTCGGTGCGGGCAACCGGAGGACGTCGCCATCGGACATCTGACCGATAGCGGCAAGGCCGGGCGATTGCGATACTCGGCGCACTGGAGATCCGGGCGGCACCGCATCCGCATGGCGGAAGCCCTGCATATCGGCCGGAACGACGACTCAATATATGAAGGAATGCAAATGGCTGACCGCTACCCCGAATTTCGTCCCCCTGCCGACGAACAATGGCTGAAACGGTACTACTTTTCCCGGGCGATATTCTCGCTGATCTGGGTCGCGCTGGCGTTTGCCGTCGGCCGGCAGAGCGCGGCCGGCGCGGCGGTCCTGCTGGTCGTCTATCCGGCCTGGGATGCGCTCGCCAATTTCGTCGACCTGTCCCGCAGCGGCGGGATGGCGGCAAACCGCACGCAGGCAGTCAATGTGGCGATCAGCGCTGTCACGACACTGGCGGTATTTCCGGCGTTGAATGCGGGCTTGCCCTCAGTACTCACGGTGTTCGGCGTGTGGGCGATTCTCTCCGGCGTGCTGCAGCTCGGCACCGCCGTGCGACGCTGGAAGCTTGCCGGCGCACAGTGGGTGATGATCCTGAGCGGTGCGCAATCGGCACTGGCCGGCCTGTTCTTCATCGTCCAACGCCATGCGCCGATGCCGCCCGCGATCGTCAAGATCGCGGGCTACGCGGGAGTCGGTGCGCTTTATTTCCTGATATCCGCGATTTGGCTGCAGGTGCGAGGGATGCGACGCAGCGTGTCGTGAGCGCCCGGATGCGACGCTGCCGTAGCAGGGTGTCGCGCCGGCCACTCGCCGCGTGGCGCATCCGTTGCGCAGGCCTCGCACCGCGACCTGACGTCGTGCGAATGCCCTACCGCTCCACCGGCGGCCGCAGGATGTCGCGCGGAATCGCCGCGATCAGCACGCAGCTGACCAGCAGGCACGCGCCCAGTGCGTAGGTCCCGTTGTTGATGTTGCCGGTCATCTGCTTGGCGACGCCGGTGATCATCGAGCCCGTGAAGCCGGACAGGTTACCCACCGAGTTGATCAGCGCAATGCCGGCGGCCGCGGCCGTGCCGGACAGGATCTGCCCCGGAAAGGTCCAGTAGATCGGCATCAGCGCGAGGATGCCGCACGTGGCGATGGTCAGGAATACGATCGACAGCGCCACGTTGTGCGCGAACGCCGCGCTCAGGATCAGGAAGACGCCGCCGATCAGCGCGGGAATCGCCGCATGCAGGCGTCGCTCGCCGGTCCTGCGCGAGTGCGACGCGTTCCACACCATCGCGAAGATCGCGGTCAGGTACGGAATGGCCGTCAGCACACCGATGTGCAGCGGGCTCTGCACGCCCGACGCGCGGATGATCGACGGCAGCCAGAACGCCAGCCCGTAGAAGCCGGTATTGAAGGTCAGCAGGATGAAGGTGAGCAGCCAGACGCGCGGGCTGCGCAGCGCGGCGCCGATGCTGTGCGACTTGTGCGCGGCCTCGGCTTCGAGGTTGCGCGACAGCACCGCCTTTTCGTCGGCGGACAGCCACTTCGCCGACTGCGGGCCGTCGCCCAGGCACGCCAGCACGATGAACGCCACCACGATCGACGGCAGCCCTTCGAGCAGCAGCATCCACTGCCAGCCGCTCATGCCCGACAAGCCGTGCGTCTGCTCCATCAGCCAGCCCGACAGCACGCTGCCGAGCGTCAGGCTCAGCGGGATCGCGACCAGGAAGCCCGACATCGCCACGCTCTGGCGCCGCGCGGGGAACCAGTAGTTCATGTACAGGATGACGCCCGGGAAAAACCCCGCTTCGCACAGCCCCAGCAGGAAGCGCAGCGTGTAGAACATCGTGGTCGTCTGCACGTGGAAGAACTGTGCGAGCGGCACGATGAACGCCATCGACGACGACACGATGCCCCACGTGATCATGATCCGTGCGATCCAGAAGCGCGCGCCGTAGCGGTGCAGCAACAGGTTGCTGGGCATCTCGAACAGGAAATAGCCCCAGAAGAAGATGCTGGCGCCGAGCGCATAGACGCCGTCGCTCAGGCTCAGGTCGTCGAGCATCTGCAGCTTGGCGAAGCCCACGTTGACGCGGTCCAGGTAGGCCACGACGTAGCAGAGCAGCAGCAACGGCAGGATGCGCCGCATGACCTTGCGATAAAGGGCGTCTTCGGACGAGTCGGCCGCGGCCGGTGCGGCAGCGGCCTGCGTAAGGGATGGCATCGGTCTGTCTCCTGTTTATGTCGATCTTTTTCGTACCGGCGAGTGCATTTGACGCATCGATGTTACCGATAACATCCGGTGGCAAAAAAAAGCCGGCGAGGCGACGGGAGCGATCAGCACGTTGATACCGGTAACAAAATCGAAGGTAGCACGTCGCAACAGACACGTACAAGTGTCGCCGGACGCGTGGTTTCCCTAGTACGACCCTCACCGCGACGGGCACGCCGCGACCGTGCCTGAACGATATGCCGCACCGGTATGATGTAGCCTTTCCGGCTCTCTCCCGATCGCGATTCCGATGCCCAGCCCCACCGCCGTCCGGCCCGCCGGGCCGCCCCGCATGTCCGACGTAGCGCGCCTCGCCGGCGTATCGAAGATGACGGTATCGCGCGTGCTCGCGGGCCACAGCGTGGCCGCCGAGACGCGTGCACGGGTCTGCGAGGCCATCGACCGGCTCGGCTACGTGGCGGATGCCGCCGCCGGCGCGCTGTCGTCGGGGCGCTCGGAATTCGTCGCGGTACTGGTGCCGTCGCTGTCGAGCTCCAACTTCTCGGACACCGTGCGCGGCCTGACCGATGCGCTCGAACCGCATGGCCTGCAACTGCTGCTCGGCGACACCGACTACGACCTCGAACGTGAAGAGCGGCTGGTCCGTTCGATGCTGCGGCACCAGCCGCGCTGCATCGCGCTGACGGGGTCGCAGCACACCGACGCGACGCGCAAGGTATTGGAGCGCTCCGCGATTCCCGTGGTCGAGATGTGGGACCTGCCCACGCGCCCGATCGATACTGCCGTGGGCTTCTCGAACGTGCGGGCCGCCCGTGCGATGGTGCGCCACCTGGCCGAGCGTGGGTATCGGCGCATCGGCTTTCTCGTCGGTGCGAGCGAACTCGATCGCCGCGGCCTCGATCGGCTCAAGGGCTACCAGGCGGAGATCAAGGCGCTGGGCCTGGGCGAACCGCGCGTCGTGCGGCTCGGCGAATCGCCGATCACGATGAGCCACGGCGGGCCGGCGATGGCGGCGCTGCTGGAGCGCTGGCCCGACACCGACGCGGTAATGTGCGTGAGCGACATGTCGGCGTTCGGCGCGATCATGGAATGTCACCGGCGCGGGCTGTCAGTGCCTGCCGACATCGCAGTGGCCGGCTTCGGGAACTTCGAAGTGGCGACCTGCTGCCACCCGACCATCACGACCGTGTCGGTCGACGCGTACGGCATCGGGCTGCGCACGGGCGAGGCGTTGCTGGCGGCGCTGCAAGCCCGTGACGGCGGCGAGCCGGCCGCATCGAAAAGCATCCGGATCGACTACACGATCATCGCGCGGGAAAGCGCCTGACGGGCCGACGGCCGGGCGCGCGCCGACGCGCGACGTGCGCGGCCTCGCATCGCCCCCCCTGGCCTGCATCTGCGCCACGCGCACACGAAATCCTTCCGCTACGCAAAAAACCCGTGCTAACATCCAATCGATGTTACCGGTACCATCCGGCACGCGAAATCAAGAAGGCCCTTCGGAGACAGCCTGCCATGTCACACACCCCTCGCCGTCTGCGCAGCCAGGAATGGTTCGACGATCCCGCGCACGCAGACATGACCGCGCTCTATGTCGAGCGCTTCATGAACTACGGGTTGACGCGCGAGGAACTGCAATCGGGCCGCCCCGTCATCGGCATCGCGCAGACGGGCAGCGACCTGGCGCCGTGCAACCGCCATCACATCGAGCTGGCCGAACGCACGAAGGCCGGCATCCGCGATGCGGGCGGCATTCCGATGGAGTTCCCCGTGCATCCGCTGGCCGAGCAAAGCCGCCGGCCCACCGCCGCGCTCGACCGCAACCTCGCGTACCTCGGGCTGGTGGAAGTGCTGCACGGCTTTCCATTGGACGGCGTGGTGCTGACGACCGGCTGCGACAAGACCACGCCGGCGTGCCTGATGGCGGCCGCCACCGTCGACCTGCCCGCGATCGTGCTGTCGGGCGGCCCGATGCTCGACGGCTGGCACGAGGGCAAGCGGGTCGGCTCGGGCACGGTGATCTGGCATGCGCGCAACCTGCTCGCCGCCGGCGAGATCGACTACGAAGGCTTCATGCAGCTGACCACGGCTTCGTCGCCGTCGATCGGCCACTGCAACACGATGGGCACCGCGCTGTCGATGAACAGCCTGGCCGAGGCGCTCGGCATGTCGTTGCCGGGCTGCGCGAGCATTCCCGCCGCCTACCGCGAGCGCGGCCAGATGGCTTACGCGACCGGCAAGCGCGCGGTCGAGCTCGTTCGCGAAGACCTGCGCCCGTCGACGATCATGACGCGCGCGGCGTTCGAGAATGCGATCGTCGTCGCGTCCGCGCTCGGCGCATCGACCAACTGCCCGCCGCACCTGATCGCGATTGCGCGCCACATGGGCGTCGAGCTGAGCCTGGAAGACTGGCAACGCTTCGGTGAAACCGTGCCGCTGCTCGTCAACTGCATGCCGGCCGGCGAATACCTCGGCGAAAGCTTCCACCGCGCCGGCGGCGTGCCCGCCGTGCTGCGCCAGCTCGATGCGGCGGGGCTGCTGCGGCGCGACTGCCTGACCGTGTCGGGCCGCGCGATCGGCGAGATCGCCGACACCGCGCAGGACGCCGACCGCGACGTGATCCGCACGCCCGACGCGCCGCTCAAGCATGGCGCCGGCTTCATGGTGCTGTCGGGCAACTTCTTCGACAGCGCCATCATGAAGATGTCGGTGGTGGGCGACGCGTTCCGCCGGACCTATCTTTCCGAGCCGGGCGCGGAGAACACTTTCGAAGCGCGCGCGATCGTGTTCGACGGCCCCGAGGACTACCACGCGCGCATCAACGATCCGGCGCTGAACATCGACGAGCGCTGCATCCTCGTGATCCGCGGCTGCGGCACGGTCGGCTACCCGGGCAGCTCGGAAGTCGTGAACATGGCGCCGCCGGCCGAGCTGGTGAAGCGCGGCGTGACGTCGCTGCCGTGCCTGGGCGACGGCCGCCAGAGCGGCACGTCGGCCAGCCCGTCGATCCTCAACGTGTCGCCGGAAGCCGCGATCGGCGGCGGCCTCGCGCTGCTGCGCACGAACGACCGCGTTCGCGTGGACCTGAATCGCCGCAGCGTCGACGTGCTCGT encodes:
- a CDS encoding MFS transporter, translating into MPSLTQAAAAPAAADSSEDALYRKVMRRILPLLLLCYVVAYLDRVNVGFAKLQMLDDLSLSDGVYALGASIFFWGYFLFEMPSNLLLHRYGARFWIARIMITWGIVSSSMAFIVPLAQFFHVQTTTMFYTLRFLLGLCEAGFFPGVILYMNYWFPARRQSVAMSGFLVAIPLSLTLGSVLSGWLMEQTHGLSGMSGWQWMLLLEGLPSIVVAFIVLACLGDGPQSAKWLSADEKAVLSRNLEAEAAHKSHSIGAALRSPRVWLLTFILLTFNTGFYGLAFWLPSIIRASGVQSPLHIGVLTAIPYLTAIFAMVWNASHSRRTGERRLHAAIPALIGGVFLILSAAFAHNVALSIVFLTIATCGILALMPIYWTFPGQILSGTAAAAGIALINSVGNLSGFTGSMITGVAKQMTGNINNGTYALGACLLVSCVLIAAIPRDILRPPVER
- a CDS encoding amidase — translated: MNDFQTLIATHDGIALAALVRAKEVKPAELLDAVLASLDTLNPALNAVAERLDDSARQAASSVTGHESVLAGVPTLIKDLFMPVRGARMANGSLVFGDHRPDFDGELVTRLRRAGIPIAGTSLSPELGTSYCTSSARFGTTRNPWNPHVSAGGSSGAAAALVAARVLPFAHGNDGGGSLRVPASCCGVFGLKPTRGRTPNGPMIGEGWAGMGINHAITRSVRDSAALLDLTAGADTGAPYAAPCQPDSFLVATQRDPRPLKIAVIEQAPPWPLHPACRAALDYTVALLRSLGHDVEPLASPVDSAAFYDRVFTIIGAQTRALLDMIGDQRGAPVRDDEIEARTRIIVREKGGVSGARYAGAVDWIHALGRTFGQLMERYDVLLTPTLAMPPLPPASLATVDDAQSLSEVIDRSHRFSPFTAWFNATGQPAMSVPLYWDEQGLPIGSHFAAAFGAESLLFSLAAQLERAAPWADRTPPVCVGLSGA
- a CDS encoding MFS transporter yields the protein MRAARQAGASQGTVLLLGSSLTVMGAVMIAPVLPKLAAEFVPADPRLAALVPLVATGPALAIALCAPLAGWLADRVGRKMLLLLATLVYGLVGAAPAWLDSLTAILVCRFALGAAEACVMTCCTTLIGDYWRGEQRVRYVNRQVVTIGIVGTAFFVLGGAAGEHAWRYPFYLYLLPILLVPAIATVLWEPLRDDQPAEPGDGGAPSAGHRLAPTLAVGYGLICIGMISSFVVPVQMPQLMIDIGQRSSTMIGAVAGTGLLSTLAGSIAWPWLRDAIGRRFVNVVLLALLAVGLTLLARAHTVPAIVVAVVIHGFGGGMLVPNAILPLMRRLSLAMRGRGLGGFTAALYLGQFVSPLVVLGCAQAFGGLRAAVFAIASGTAVTALSWLLPALRRRDDE
- a CDS encoding MFS transporter, whose translation is MSRNDPVSPDPRRWAMFSVLLVGAFLPPLDFFIVNVALPSIRAELGASSSAEQLVISSYAGLYAVTLITGGRLGDLFGRGRVFFLGLIGFAIASTLCGLASSPWTLIVGRALQGVTAAIMAPQALASIQAIFPESEKPLALSLYGAVFGLAAVVGQALGGILISLNLLNLGWRTIFLVNLPLAILVVLFGIPLLKETRAQHARKLDLGGTALSMLTLGALIVPLIEGREAGWPAWAWASLLAVPALAWCFWRYERRLGGRGGAPLLDPTALRAPGLGRALLIALLLYSIGTFFLLFSVYLQNALHVDALSAGLVFLPFGVGFLLGPLSTPVCSRVIGAYVNPFGMSLEIVGLVGLAWLIDVTPVGMPLAAVPLAAVLFVIGFGQGLALPTLMRMVTGRVAPALSGMIAGIVSSTLQVSTSLSVAIIGGIFYTVLGTRQDPAAIAHAFIVALLSISSFLAIGAALGLSLARAPAAPTSLPAAARPTFGPARKRP
- a CDS encoding DUF308 domain-containing protein, whose product is MADRYPEFRPPADEQWLKRYYFSRAIFSLIWVALAFAVGRQSAAGAAVLLVVYPAWDALANFVDLSRSGGMAANRTQAVNVAISAVTTLAVFPALNAGLPSVLTVFGVWAILSGVLQLGTAVRRWKLAGAQWVMILSGAQSALAGLFFIVQRHAPMPPAIVKIAGYAGVGALYFLISAIWLQVRGMRRSVS
- a CDS encoding EthD family reductase gives rise to the protein MFFVVSYRRAAGTRFDSRYYVEQHIPLVEKSWKPYGLEYVDAFFPAREDSELIVVAMCRFKDSSALDAAFASAETAHVMADIDAFTDIEPDRHIADVFSRVRAHTQADPRRG
- a CDS encoding HD domain-containing phosphohydrolase, whose product is MSDAQAPHAPLRIVDAVRALAFIGDLSMGQPTDHSPRTGWLASRLAHAARFDGSVCDTACEVALLRWSGCTANAAGFAQVFGDDVASRAAMLESRPGMAEAIGGAGAAMIPLAQIHCEVSGEVARILGLSSATETALRHIFETWDGNGLPARLAHEQVPPAVSIVALAGDLDVFSRTYGIERAVELIGQRAGSRYPAMLVETAAREAPRWLAALEHMAPADLDAALATPDMQGATSAELIADVIDLKLPWMTGFSRSVAVTAAACYGRLSPDAAARERVYRAGLIHGIGRAAVPNDVWNLATRLSASAWEKVRLVPYWTERAGRQTGALGEAAVLASYAYERLDGSGYFRGAREAALTLEARVLAASLAWVALRSARPWRAALSDAAAAAQLQEEAACGRLCGEVVAALVTGGAPVLRRAATRPSPAGPRLSAREIDVLRAISRGASNKQVAQALAMSPSTVRTHVEKAFRKLECSTRAAATLKASALGLL
- a CDS encoding TetR/AcrR family transcriptional regulator, whose protein sequence is MANPAGVGRPREFELGDAARDAMEVFWDRGYEGASLPDLIAGTGLSRGSLYKAFGDKKALLLAALDLYMADGLKATADILSQPGPVKDAIRDSLLRYARLSVGEAGRRGCLAVAMTTELAARDADVAERTGRMFRRLQQLYAGAIVRGQASGEIAEQDEQVLARLLVCQVEGMRVLGKTGVPEHDMLALVDRTMRILD